In Opitutaceae bacterium TAV5, one genomic interval encodes:
- a CDS encoding peptidase M16, whose product MRLLTAFLLAGLLVSSAFAADASAPAVTALRPDPELREGTLDNGLRYIVRRNSEPQHRASLRLVVLAGSFHETAQQRGLAHFLEHMAFNGSTHYPPRTLIKFFQRMGMGFGGDTNAWTSFDHTAYLLELPDTKPETLAEGLRVFGDYAGGLLLDPSEIDRERGVILSEKRTRDSAEYRASIASYEFLFAGTLLPRRLPIGEESVIKNATRDDFLDLYNTWYRPERMAVIAVGDFDPDAVVAEIKNNKNLASVADRAPARPEPDMGKLAAADRPGDDTASSAGILASAHYESDAGATTVSINAIRPWNREPDSVQKRLRELPRDLASAMLNRRLEILAKKENAPFSQASVSIGEYFRFIHSASLRLTTTPDHWSDALATGEQELRRALQFGFRESELREARANYKNALEQAVKTDPTRDSPDRASELIDSVVDEIVPTTPADDLALLGPALDAITPEDCHEALRADFSTPAGLQVFVAGNTRLAEAADDASAAIVAAWKKSADSPVTPSADTAADAFAYTDFGPAGKITERRHIDDLDVTLVTFANGLRLNLKKTDFKTGEIQVRARVGTGRLRLPGNQPGLDFYAGLTFTAGGLGKHSTDDLRSLLAGRNVGVGFNVADDAFVFSGVTTPADLLLELQLLAAHITDPGYRPEAARLAEKNLEQFYTRLAHSTSGPLQTIVPRLLASGDPRFGLPTRAEASDRTLGEVKAWLAPHLASGAIELAVVGDIDIDATLQAVAATLGALPDRAPRPARDALADVLRVDVPAKSVEETFTVPSTIPKGIVALWWPTRDALDATPARRLNLLADIFTDRLREVVREKIGGAYSPYAASAPSDVFPGYGFILTNITVDPGHAVEIAAAVARIAQELHDDGVTDDEITRARLPVLTALRESARTNEYWLGIVLAAAQEQPQRLDWARTRYSDYESITKADIDALAKTYLAPDRAFRFTVLPVDEKK is encoded by the coding sequence ATGCGCCTGCTCACCGCCTTCCTTCTCGCCGGTCTTCTCGTTTCGTCCGCCTTCGCCGCCGACGCCTCCGCGCCGGCCGTCACCGCGCTCCGCCCCGATCCCGAACTCCGCGAGGGCACGCTCGACAACGGCCTCCGCTACATCGTCCGCCGCAACAGCGAACCACAGCACCGCGCCTCGCTCCGCCTGGTCGTCCTCGCCGGCTCGTTCCACGAAACCGCACAACAACGCGGCCTCGCCCATTTCCTCGAACACATGGCCTTCAACGGCAGCACCCACTATCCCCCGCGCACCCTGATCAAGTTTTTCCAGCGCATGGGCATGGGTTTCGGTGGCGATACCAATGCCTGGACCTCGTTCGACCACACCGCCTACCTGCTGGAACTTCCCGACACCAAACCGGAAACCCTCGCCGAAGGCCTGCGCGTCTTTGGCGACTACGCCGGCGGGCTCCTCCTCGACCCCTCCGAGATCGACCGCGAGCGCGGCGTGATCCTTTCCGAAAAACGCACCCGCGACTCCGCCGAGTACCGCGCCAGCATCGCCAGCTACGAATTTCTCTTCGCCGGCACGCTCCTGCCCCGTCGCCTCCCCATCGGAGAAGAGTCCGTCATCAAAAACGCCACCCGCGACGACTTCCTCGACCTCTACAACACCTGGTACCGCCCCGAACGCATGGCCGTCATTGCCGTCGGCGATTTCGATCCCGACGCCGTCGTCGCCGAAATCAAAAACAACAAAAACCTCGCCTCCGTCGCCGATCGCGCCCCCGCCCGCCCCGAGCCCGACATGGGCAAACTCGCCGCCGCCGACCGGCCGGGCGATGACACTGCGTCGTCCGCTGGCATCCTTGCCTCCGCCCACTATGAATCCGACGCCGGCGCCACCACCGTATCCATTAATGCAATACGTCCGTGGAATCGCGAGCCCGACTCCGTGCAAAAACGGCTCCGCGAACTCCCCCGCGATCTCGCCTCCGCCATGCTCAACCGCCGCCTCGAAATCCTCGCCAAGAAGGAAAACGCCCCCTTCAGCCAGGCCAGCGTCTCCATCGGAGAATATTTTCGTTTTATCCACAGCGCCTCGCTCCGCCTCACGACGACTCCCGACCACTGGTCCGACGCTCTCGCCACCGGCGAACAGGAACTGCGCCGCGCCCTGCAATTCGGTTTCCGTGAAAGCGAACTCCGCGAAGCCCGCGCCAACTACAAAAACGCACTCGAACAAGCCGTCAAAACCGACCCCACCCGCGACTCTCCCGACCGCGCGTCCGAACTCATCGACTCCGTTGTCGATGAAATCGTGCCGACCACTCCCGCCGACGATCTCGCCCTGCTCGGCCCCGCGCTCGACGCCATCACTCCCGAAGACTGCCACGAGGCCCTCCGGGCCGACTTCTCCACTCCGGCCGGACTCCAGGTTTTTGTTGCCGGCAACACCCGCCTCGCCGAAGCAGCCGACGATGCCTCCGCCGCCATCGTTGCCGCCTGGAAAAAATCCGCCGACAGTCCTGTCACCCCGTCCGCCGACACCGCCGCCGACGCCTTCGCCTACACCGACTTCGGCCCTGCCGGCAAAATCACCGAACGCCGTCACATCGACGACCTCGACGTCACTCTCGTCACGTTTGCCAACGGCCTCCGCCTCAATCTGAAGAAGACCGATTTCAAGACCGGTGAAATCCAGGTCCGCGCCCGCGTCGGCACCGGACGCCTCCGGCTCCCGGGCAACCAGCCCGGACTCGATTTTTACGCCGGCCTCACCTTCACCGCCGGCGGCCTCGGCAAGCACAGCACCGACGACCTGCGCTCCCTTCTCGCCGGCCGCAACGTCGGCGTCGGCTTCAATGTCGCCGACGACGCCTTCGTTTTCTCCGGCGTCACCACGCCCGCCGACCTGCTCCTCGAGCTGCAACTCCTCGCCGCCCACATCACCGATCCCGGCTACCGCCCCGAGGCCGCCCGGCTCGCGGAAAAAAACCTCGAACAGTTCTACACCCGCCTCGCCCACAGCACCTCCGGCCCGCTCCAGACCATCGTCCCGCGACTCCTCGCCAGCGGCGATCCCCGCTTCGGCCTGCCCACGCGCGCCGAGGCCAGCGACCGGACTCTCGGCGAAGTGAAAGCCTGGCTCGCCCCGCACCTCGCCAGCGGCGCGATCGAACTCGCCGTGGTCGGCGATATCGACATCGACGCCACCCTCCAGGCCGTCGCCGCCACCCTCGGCGCCCTCCCCGACCGCGCCCCGCGCCCCGCGCGCGACGCCCTCGCCGATGTCCTCCGCGTCGACGTGCCCGCCAAATCCGTCGAGGAAACGTTCACCGTTCCCTCGACCATCCCGAAAGGCATCGTCGCGCTCTGGTGGCCCACGCGCGACGCTCTCGACGCCACGCCTGCCCGCCGCCTCAACCTCCTCGCCGACATCTTTACCGACCGCCTCCGTGAAGTCGTTCGCGAAAAAATAGGCGGCGCCTACAGCCCGTATGCGGCCAGCGCCCCGAGCGATGTGTTCCCCGGTTACGGTTTCATCCTGACGAACATCACCGTCGATCCCGGCCATGCGGTGGAGATCGCCGCCGCCGTCGCCCGGATCGCGCAGGAACTTCACGACGACGGCGTCACGGACGACGAAATCACCCGCGCCCGCCTCCCCGTGCTGACGGCCCTGCGTGAATCCGCCCGCACCAACGAATACTGGCTCGGCATCGTGCTCGCCGCCGCCCAGGAGCAGCCGCAGCGCCTCGACTGGGCGCGCACCCGTTACAGCGACTACGAATCGATCACCAAGGCCGACATCGACGCCCTCGCGAAGACATACCTCGCCCCCGACCGCGCCTTCCGTTTCACCGTCCTCCCGGTGGACGAAAAGAAGTAG
- a CDS encoding 2-succinyl-5-enolpyruvyl-6-hydroxy-3-cyclohexene-1-carboxylate synthase, giving the protein MTDIDFRNTNSLWCSVLVETLVRRGVSHAVVSPGSRSTPLTMALARHPRIVAVPVLDERSAGFFALGVAKATGEPVLLVCTSGTAGANYFPAVIEAHESGAPLIVVTADRPPEMRDCASGQTIDQQKLFGGFVTFYHELAVPEARPELLAYLRQTVSHAVDRARAGGVAHLNAPFRDPLPPVPEGGSAAEAVAAVRTGGVVDEAFFETPPAPRAEFPASPALPPDFCRAKGIIVAGAGGGGALEINRLAGALGWPVLADALAEARFGGQEGVATVAAYDAILRDKTLARALRPEAVLLAGELPTSKVLRAWLAEVNAPMIHLTTHRGNRDGLHVRTRRVRVAPQDFQRVSVSKAGEHAGWLDAWMKAEARAQEVLDAGMTGAAAAGFEGAYVRLLAKRLPAEACLFVASSMPVRDLEYFAPVRSRGPRVLASRGANGIDGTLSTALGVAHGQEDRPVVLLTGDLALLHDTNGFLSAGRLRGSLTIVLINNNGGGIFEHLPVAQFDPPFEEYWATPQRVDFATLCAAYGVEHVAVRDGAHFAELAAGLAGSGGGEGRDGSQGSYGREGSYGKRVRGGVRVLEVRTDRKRDTAYRKALLARVAAAAGG; this is encoded by the coding sequence ATGACCGACATCGATTTCCGGAATACCAACAGCCTCTGGTGCAGCGTCCTGGTGGAGACACTCGTGCGGCGGGGGGTGTCGCATGCGGTGGTGTCTCCGGGGTCGCGATCCACGCCGCTGACGATGGCGCTGGCGCGGCATCCTCGGATTGTGGCGGTGCCGGTGCTCGATGAACGGTCGGCGGGATTTTTTGCGCTGGGGGTGGCGAAGGCGACGGGGGAGCCGGTGCTGCTCGTGTGCACGAGCGGGACGGCGGGGGCCAACTACTTCCCGGCCGTGATCGAGGCGCACGAGAGCGGCGCGCCCCTGATCGTGGTGACGGCGGACCGGCCGCCGGAAATGCGCGATTGCGCGTCGGGCCAGACCATCGACCAGCAAAAACTGTTCGGCGGGTTTGTGACGTTTTATCACGAACTGGCGGTGCCGGAGGCGCGGCCGGAGTTGCTGGCCTATCTGCGCCAGACGGTGTCGCATGCGGTGGACCGGGCGAGGGCGGGCGGCGTGGCGCACCTGAACGCTCCCTTCCGCGACCCGCTGCCGCCCGTGCCGGAGGGCGGGAGCGCGGCGGAAGCGGTGGCGGCGGTGCGGACGGGCGGGGTCGTGGACGAGGCGTTTTTCGAAACGCCGCCGGCCCCCCGGGCGGAGTTTCCGGCCAGCCCGGCTCTGCCGCCGGATTTTTGCCGGGCGAAGGGCATCATCGTGGCGGGCGCGGGGGGGGGCGGGGCTCTTGAAATCAACCGCCTGGCCGGCGCGCTGGGCTGGCCGGTGCTGGCGGATGCGTTGGCGGAGGCGCGTTTTGGCGGACAGGAGGGCGTCGCGACCGTCGCCGCCTACGATGCGATCCTGCGCGATAAAACCCTGGCGCGCGCGCTGCGTCCCGAGGCCGTGTTGCTGGCGGGCGAGTTGCCGACGAGCAAGGTGTTGCGGGCGTGGCTGGCGGAGGTGAATGCTCCGATGATCCACTTGACCACCCACCGGGGAAACCGGGACGGCCTGCACGTGCGGACCCGCCGGGTGCGGGTGGCGCCGCAGGATTTTCAGCGGGTTTCCGTTTCGAAGGCGGGAGAACATGCCGGCTGGCTCGACGCCTGGATGAAGGCGGAAGCGCGAGCCCAGGAGGTTCTGGACGCCGGGATGACCGGGGCTGCGGCGGCGGGATTCGAGGGCGCGTACGTGCGGCTGCTGGCGAAGCGGCTGCCGGCCGAAGCGTGCCTGTTCGTGGCGAGCAGCATGCCGGTGCGCGATCTGGAATATTTCGCGCCGGTGCGCTCGCGCGGGCCCCGGGTGCTGGCGAGCCGGGGCGCCAACGGCATCGATGGCACGCTTTCGACGGCGCTGGGCGTGGCGCACGGGCAGGAGGATCGTCCCGTGGTGCTGCTGACGGGCGATCTGGCGTTGCTGCACGACACGAACGGGTTCCTGTCGGCGGGGCGGTTGCGCGGTTCGTTGACGATCGTGCTGATCAACAACAACGGCGGGGGGATTTTCGAGCACCTGCCGGTGGCGCAATTCGATCCGCCGTTCGAGGAATACTGGGCGACGCCGCAGCGGGTGGATTTTGCCACGCTGTGCGCAGCCTACGGTGTGGAGCATGTGGCGGTGCGCGACGGTGCGCACTTCGCGGAGCTGGCCGCGGGGCTGGCGGGGTCGGGGGGGGGGGAGGGGAGGGATGGGAGTCAGGGGAGCTATGGGAGAGAGGGGAGTTATGGGAAAAGGGTCCGGGGCGGGGTGCGCGTGCTGGAAGTGCGGACGGATCGCAAGCGCGACACGGCATACCGGAAGGCGTTGCTGGCGCGGGTCGCGGCGGCAGCGGGCGGGTAG
- a CDS encoding phosphoribosylformylglycinamidine synthase (catalyzes the formation of 2-(formamido)-N1-(5-phospho-D-ribosyl)acetamidine from N2-formyl-N1-(5-phospho-D-ribosyl)glycinamide and L-glutamine in purine biosynthesis): MLIHRGSSALSGFRLQKLQQDLVAAGVPVARIAARFVHVAELADGSDTLPPDQQALFEKLLTYGPRSDSAQAAASAFSLQPPALSLVVAPRPGTISPWSSKATDIAHICGLAAVKRIERVIAWSVEIDNAALQPPLHVLPADKLDLLRARLHDRMTQAVFTRIDELAVLFRHEQPRPVKTVPVLKEGRAALVTANRTLGLALADDEIDYLVNAFGTLGRDPNDIELMMFAQANSEHCRHKIFNATWEIDGAPRDRSLFQMIRNTHELHSAGILSAYKDNAAVFEGTRGGRFYPDPATGDYAAHEQDIPILCKVETHNHPTAISPFPGAATGSGGEIRDEGATGRGSRPKAGLTGFTVSNLRIPGALQPWEQTDNGKPDRIVSALDIMIEGPLGGAAFNNEFGRPAINGYFRTYEAAVPAASPMSTQVDLYRLKSPAVAELRGYHKPIMLAGGLGNIQPGHIRKGAINPGDHLIVLGGPAMLIGLGGGAASSMASGSGQADLDFASVQRDNPEMQRRCQEVIDRCWALGDANPISFIHDVGAGGVSNALPELVNDGGRGGRFDLRKIPNDEPGMSPLEIWCNESQERYVLAVPADRIDTFEKLCERERCPYAIVGTATEEKRLVLEDPHFGNTPIDMPLEVLLGKPPRMHRQETTLARPQFPLNLGDITLAKAARRVLAHPAVADKTFLISIGDRTVTGLIARDQMVGPWQVPVADCAVTAAAYDVYTGEAMSMGERTPVAVNNAAASARLAVGEALTNLAAARIADLGRVNLSANWMAAPAHPGDAADLYAAVHAVGMELCPALGITIPVGKDSMSMSTVWKDEATGAQKRVTAPVSLIVSAFAPVADIRRTLTPQLLTDAEAGGETELLLIDLGRGKNRLGGSILAQTLSQTGEATPDVDDPADLQAFWNAIQALNADGKLLAYHDRSDGGLFATITEMAFAGHTGVDVELPSCSAGFFCQTPASDVARASSPCDDAQRRPFAQLFSEELGAVLQIRTADRDAVLALLRAHHLDTATARIGKLNTTKTLRIRTDDGKIVLAEDLFALRAIWSDTTRRIAALRDNPACAESEYRLKLDPANPGLTPKITFDLAPPSAPALLKTRPPVAILREQGVNGQIEMAAAFTRAGFRAVDVHMTDILSGRVSLRDFRGLAACGGFSYGDVLGAGEGWAKSILFNPRAREEFATFFARPDTFALGVCNGCQMMSNLHEIVPGADAWPRFVQNKSGRFEARVASLLIEKSPSVLFAGMEGSVIPIAVAHGEGYAEFPTSDAANLFNDSGLVSARYVDNHHRVTEQYPLNPNGSPHGITAITTQDGRVTILMPHPERVFRTVQHSWHPKSWGEDSPWMRLFRNARAWVG, encoded by the coding sequence ATGCTCATCCATCGCGGCTCCTCCGCCCTCTCCGGCTTCCGCCTCCAGAAACTCCAGCAGGATCTCGTTGCCGCCGGTGTCCCCGTCGCCCGCATCGCCGCGCGCTTTGTCCACGTGGCCGAACTCGCCGACGGCTCCGACACGCTCCCCCCCGACCAGCAGGCCCTCTTCGAAAAACTCCTCACCTACGGCCCGCGGTCCGACTCCGCCCAGGCCGCCGCTTCGGCCTTCAGCCTTCAGCCCCCGGCCCTTTCCCTCGTCGTCGCCCCCCGCCCCGGCACCATCTCCCCCTGGTCCAGCAAGGCCACCGACATTGCCCACATCTGCGGCCTCGCCGCCGTCAAACGCATCGAGCGCGTCATCGCCTGGTCCGTCGAAATCGACAACGCGGCCTTGCAACCCCCGCTCCACGTCCTCCCCGCCGACAAGCTCGACCTCCTCCGCGCCCGTCTCCACGACCGCATGACGCAGGCCGTCTTCACCCGCATCGACGAACTCGCCGTCCTCTTCCGCCACGAACAACCCCGCCCGGTCAAGACCGTCCCTGTCCTGAAGGAAGGCCGCGCCGCCCTCGTCACCGCCAACCGCACCCTCGGCCTCGCCCTCGCCGACGACGAGATCGACTACCTCGTCAACGCCTTCGGGACCCTCGGCCGCGACCCCAACGACATCGAGCTCATGATGTTCGCGCAGGCCAATTCCGAGCACTGCCGCCACAAGATCTTCAACGCCACCTGGGAAATCGACGGCGCCCCCCGCGACCGCTCGCTTTTCCAGATGATCCGCAACACCCACGAGTTGCACAGCGCCGGCATCCTCTCCGCCTACAAGGACAACGCCGCCGTCTTCGAGGGCACCCGCGGCGGCCGCTTCTACCCCGATCCCGCTACCGGCGACTACGCCGCGCACGAGCAGGACATCCCCATCCTCTGCAAGGTCGAGACACACAACCATCCCACCGCCATCTCCCCCTTCCCCGGCGCCGCCACCGGCTCCGGCGGCGAGATCCGCGACGAAGGCGCCACCGGCCGCGGCTCCCGCCCCAAGGCAGGCCTCACCGGCTTCACCGTATCCAATCTCCGCATACCCGGCGCCCTCCAGCCCTGGGAGCAGACCGACAACGGCAAACCCGACCGCATCGTCAGCGCGCTCGACATCATGATCGAAGGCCCGCTCGGCGGCGCCGCCTTCAACAACGAATTCGGCCGCCCCGCCATCAACGGCTACTTCCGCACCTACGAAGCCGCCGTGCCGGCGGCTTCGCCAATGTCGACTCAAGTCGACTTATATCGACTCAAGTCGCCCGCTGTTGCGGAGCTCCGCGGCTACCACAAGCCGATCATGCTGGCCGGCGGTCTCGGCAACATCCAGCCCGGCCACATCCGGAAAGGCGCGATCAACCCCGGCGACCACCTCATCGTCCTCGGCGGACCCGCCATGCTCATCGGCCTCGGCGGCGGCGCGGCCAGCTCCATGGCCAGCGGCTCCGGCCAGGCCGATCTCGATTTTGCCAGCGTACAGCGCGATAACCCGGAAATGCAGCGCCGTTGCCAGGAAGTCATCGACCGCTGCTGGGCGCTCGGCGACGCCAATCCCATCAGCTTCATCCACGACGTCGGCGCCGGCGGCGTCTCCAACGCCCTGCCCGAGCTCGTCAACGACGGCGGCCGCGGCGGCCGTTTCGACCTGCGCAAGATTCCCAACGACGAGCCCGGCATGTCCCCGCTCGAAATCTGGTGCAACGAATCCCAGGAACGCTACGTCCTCGCCGTCCCCGCCGACCGCATCGACACGTTTGAAAAACTCTGCGAACGCGAACGCTGCCCCTACGCCATCGTCGGCACCGCCACCGAAGAAAAACGCCTCGTGCTCGAAGATCCGCATTTCGGGAACACCCCCATCGACATGCCCCTCGAAGTGCTGCTCGGCAAACCCCCGCGCATGCACCGCCAGGAAACCACCCTCGCCCGCCCGCAATTTCCACTAAACCTCGGTGATATCACGCTCGCCAAAGCCGCCCGCCGCGTCCTCGCGCACCCGGCCGTCGCCGACAAGACCTTCCTCATTTCCATCGGCGACCGCACCGTCACCGGTCTCATCGCCCGCGATCAGATGGTCGGCCCTTGGCAGGTGCCCGTCGCCGACTGCGCCGTCACCGCCGCCGCCTACGACGTCTACACCGGCGAGGCCATGTCGATGGGCGAACGCACGCCCGTCGCCGTCAACAACGCCGCCGCCTCCGCCCGCCTGGCCGTCGGCGAAGCCCTGACCAACCTCGCCGCCGCCCGCATTGCCGACCTCGGCCGCGTCAACCTCTCCGCCAACTGGATGGCCGCCCCGGCCCACCCCGGCGACGCCGCCGACCTGTACGCCGCCGTCCACGCCGTCGGCATGGAACTCTGCCCCGCGCTCGGCATCACCATCCCCGTCGGCAAGGACTCCATGAGCATGAGTACCGTCTGGAAAGACGAAGCCACCGGCGCGCAAAAACGCGTCACCGCGCCCGTCTCGCTCATCGTTTCCGCCTTCGCTCCTGTCGCCGACATCCGCCGCACGCTCACGCCGCAGCTTCTCACCGACGCCGAAGCCGGCGGCGAGACGGAGCTGCTCCTCATCGACCTCGGCCGCGGCAAGAACCGCCTCGGCGGCAGCATCCTCGCGCAGACCCTCAGCCAGACCGGCGAAGCCACGCCCGATGTGGATGATCCCGCCGACTTGCAGGCTTTCTGGAACGCGATCCAGGCGCTCAACGCCGACGGAAAACTCCTCGCCTACCACGACCGCAGCGACGGCGGCCTCTTCGCGACGATCACCGAAATGGCCTTCGCCGGCCACACCGGCGTGGACGTCGAACTTCCCTCCTGTAGCGCGGGCTTTTTCTGCCAAACGCCCGCTTCCGACGTGGCACGGGCTTCCAGCCCGTGTGACGACGCGCAGCGTCGCCCCTTCGCGCAACTCTTCTCCGAAGAACTCGGCGCCGTCCTCCAGATCCGCACTGCCGACCGCGACGCCGTCCTCGCCCTTCTGCGCGCCCACCATCTGGACACCGCCACCGCGCGTATCGGAAAACTCAACACGACAAAAACCCTCCGTATCCGCACCGACGACGGAAAAATTGTCCTCGCCGAAGACCTCTTCGCCCTCCGTGCCATCTGGAGCGACACCACCCGCCGCATCGCGGCCCTCCGCGACAACCCGGCCTGCGCCGAGTCCGAATACCGGCTCAAGCTCGATCCGGCCAACCCCGGCCTCACGCCGAAGATCACCTTCGATCTTGCCCCTCCTTCCGCTCCCGCCCTGCTCAAGACCCGGCCTCCGGTGGCCATCCTCCGCGAGCAGGGCGTCAACGGCCAGATCGAGATGGCGGCCGCCTTCACCCGCGCCGGCTTCCGCGCGGTGGACGTCCACATGACGGATATCCTGAGCGGCCGCGTCAGCCTGCGCGATTTCCGCGGCCTCGCCGCCTGCGGCGGTTTCAGTTACGGCGACGTCCTCGGCGCCGGCGAAGGCTGGGCCAAGAGCATTCTCTTCAATCCCCGCGCCCGCGAGGAATTCGCGACCTTCTTTGCCCGCCCCGACACCTTTGCTCTCGGCGTGTGCAACGGCTGCCAGATGATGAGCAACCTCCACGAAATCGTCCCCGGCGCCGATGCCTGGCCGCGTTTTGTCCAGAACAAATCCGGACGCTTCGAAGCCCGCGTCGCCTCGCTCCTCATCGAAAAAAGCCCGAGCGTCCTCTTCGCCGGCATGGAGGGCAGCGTCATCCCCATCGCCGTCGCCCACGGCGAGGGTTATGCCGAATTCCCGACTTCCGACGCCGCCAACCTGTTCAACGACAGCGGCCTCGTCAGCGCCCGCTACGTGGACAACCACCACCGCGTCACCGAGCAATACCCGCTCAATCCCAACGGCAGCCCGCACGGCATCACGGCGATCACGACGCAGGACGGCCGCGTGACGATCCTGATGCCGCATCCCGAACGTGTTTTCCGCACCGTACAACATAGCTGGCACCCGAAGAGCTGGGGCGAGGATTCCCCCTGGATGCGCCTCTTCCGCAACGCGCGGGCGTGGGTTGGCTGA
- a CDS encoding esterase, producing MGWLNRKGTQAMEKTPVRRTSPAPAFLSRSTALATDYHVFVEAPDASRHPGPWPVAVVVDGDYMFAPLVQAATNLRSSARLHPPFPPVLLVGVGYGKSFGDPANRRGRDYTPTASAEEPGSGGADAFLAHLTGPLWAELARRYPVRNDLRLLAGHSLGGLFALHALFQPRPFFNRVLVGAPSLWWDDHRFLSRVARRQQEIPLQAPRHPPPAPVRLFLGIGAEDTESMTGDLARFERQLAESPIPGLETVSRTFPRHDHYNVLPRLFHDGLAALLR from the coding sequence GTGGGTTGGCTGAACCGGAAAGGGACACAAGCGATGGAAAAGACGCCCGTCCGCCGCACCTCCCCCGCTCCCGCTTTCCTCTCGCGCTCGACCGCCCTCGCCACCGACTACCATGTCTTTGTCGAGGCTCCCGACGCCTCTCGCCATCCCGGTCCGTGGCCCGTCGCCGTCGTCGTGGATGGCGACTACATGTTCGCTCCGCTCGTCCAGGCGGCCACAAACCTCCGCTCTTCCGCGCGCCTCCATCCCCCGTTCCCGCCTGTCCTTCTCGTCGGTGTCGGTTATGGCAAATCTTTCGGCGACCCCGCCAACCGCCGAGGACGCGACTACACGCCGACCGCTTCCGCCGAAGAACCCGGCAGCGGCGGAGCCGATGCCTTCCTCGCCCACCTCACCGGTCCGCTCTGGGCCGAGCTTGCCCGCCGTTATCCGGTGCGCAACGACCTCCGCCTCCTCGCCGGCCACTCGCTCGGCGGCCTGTTCGCGTTGCACGCGCTTTTCCAGCCCAGGCCGTTTTTCAACCGCGTGCTCGTCGGTGCCCCCTCGCTCTGGTGGGATGACCACCGCTTCCTCTCCCGGGTCGCCCGCCGCCAGCAAGAGATCCCGCTTCAGGCGCCCCGCCATCCGCCGCCCGCACCCGTTCGCCTCTTCCTCGGGATCGGCGCCGAAGACACCGAATCCATGACCGGCGATCTCGCCCGGTTCGAACGCCAGCTGGCCGAATCGCCCATTCCCGGTCTCGAAACCGTCTCGCGCACCTTTCCGCGCCACGACCACTACAACGTCCTGCCCAGGCTCTTTCACGACGGCCTGGCCGCGCTGCTGCGCTGA
- a CDS encoding aspartate decarboxylase, with amino-acid sequence MYRTFLKTKLHRVTLTAADPDYEGSISIDRTLCRAAGLLEYEQVDVLDINNGSRFTTYVIYGEPGQVQVNGAAARLVRPGDLVIVLAYCRLEEAEVATHRPRVVLMGPGNVIASTEDKPLELP; translated from the coding sequence GTGTACCGCACTTTCCTGAAGACCAAACTGCACCGGGTCACGCTCACCGCTGCCGATCCCGATTACGAGGGGTCGATCTCCATCGACCGCACGCTCTGCCGCGCCGCCGGATTGCTGGAGTACGAACAGGTGGACGTGCTCGATATCAATAACGGCTCCCGTTTCACGACTTACGTGATCTACGGGGAGCCCGGACAGGTGCAGGTCAACGGCGCCGCCGCCCGGCTCGTGCGCCCGGGCGATCTGGTGATCGTGCTCGCCTATTGCCGCCTGGAAGAGGCGGAAGTCGCCACGCACAGGCCGCGCGTCGTCCTGATGGGTCCGGGCAACGTCATCGCCTCGACGGAAGACAAACCGCTCGAACTGCCCTGA
- a CDS encoding Zn-ribbon protein, whose protein sequence is MPHAVIEKLLILQDRDAKQRALAAQLAAIPADVAAVEQKIAAEKAAIENARGELQGFESKRKLLETEIGSAGNTLARYKTQQSLVKKNDEYQALGHQIEKTQADIDALEEKELELLYRVDEAKARFAAAEAGMKNNIAGHQARIATLREREQNLAAELAAARSAMAAAREPVPEPALRVYDRVSVRLMPAVVAVRHGKCDGCHLRVSGEAETDARSRDETRLGTCDQCGRIIWWES, encoded by the coding sequence ATGCCTCACGCTGTCATCGAGAAATTGCTGATCCTCCAGGACCGCGACGCGAAGCAACGCGCCCTCGCCGCCCAACTGGCGGCGATTCCGGCCGATGTGGCCGCGGTCGAACAAAAAATCGCCGCCGAGAAAGCCGCGATCGAGAATGCCCGGGGGGAATTGCAGGGTTTCGAATCGAAACGAAAGCTGCTCGAAACCGAAATCGGCTCGGCCGGAAACACGCTGGCCAGGTACAAGACCCAGCAATCGCTCGTGAAGAAAAACGACGAATATCAGGCGCTCGGCCACCAGATCGAAAAAACGCAGGCCGACATCGACGCTCTGGAGGAAAAGGAGCTCGAACTGCTTTACCGGGTCGACGAGGCGAAGGCGCGGTTTGCCGCGGCCGAGGCCGGGATGAAAAACAATATCGCCGGTCACCAGGCGCGCATCGCCACGTTGCGCGAGCGCGAGCAGAACCTCGCCGCCGAACTCGCGGCTGCGCGGAGCGCGATGGCGGCCGCACGCGAGCCGGTGCCGGAACCGGCGTTGCGGGTTTACGATCGTGTCTCCGTCCGGCTCATGCCTGCCGTGGTGGCCGTGCGCCATGGCAAATGTGATGGCTGCCATCTGCGTGTTTCCGGCGAGGCCGAGACCGATGCCCGCAGTCGCGACGAAACCCGGCTCGGGACCTGCGACCAGTGCGGCCGGATCATCTGGTGGGAAAGCTAG